In Pyrodictium occultum, the genomic window AAGGGAGAGGTTGAGGGATAGGTCGTTGAGGATTAGAGCATTCCTGATAACGGATGGTAAAGCTAATGTCCCATTATACGGGGATATTAAGGATGAGATCATTAGGCTTGGAAGAGAGATTAGGAGGAGTAATATAGAGCTCACAATATATGATACAAGGACTAGTGAAATAGATCCAGGGATATCCTATATCCCCCTCTTAAGCGAGGCAGCTGGTGCAAAAGTCTACAAGGTATAGGCTCATATAATAGGTTGGGGGGTATTATGTGTTAAATGAGCTAGTAACAGCTTTAAGAATAGCTTCCAGCTTCTTAGAACACTCAATCCCCACACTATTCATTGGCACATTCATAGCTGAGCTCCTAGTTGTAAGTAGGGTTATTGATAAATTCTCTATTATAAGCAAACCCTTTATTAATCTCTCAAATCTTCCAAGTGAATGTGCTCTATCCTTTACAGCATCGTTTCTTGATCCAAAGGCTGGAAGCGCTATGCTTGCAGGTTTCTATAGGGGTAATAGGATTAGTAGGAGGGAACTATATGTAGCTGCTCTTATAAACGCTTTCCCCGCAATAGTTGGGCATTGGAAATCGCTACTACCAGTACTCCTAGCAACTCTTGGGGGGATAGGCTTAATCTATTTTGGAATACTAGTTCTCATAGGGTTTATCCAAACAGTAATCTTCATATTAGTTGGTAGGATCATGTTTAAGAGTTTGAGGAGGAGAAATATTCCACGAAAACACATGTGTTCAGTTGTGTTTTCTAGGAAAACCGTGGGGGAGGCACTGGTTAGGACTGTGAAATTATTAATACCCATCCTAAAGATTATGGTGCCAGCAATACTTATAACATCACTGCTCATATCTTTC contains:
- a CDS encoding vWA domain-containing protein, producing MIVRGSESKLYIPPTKNYVEVLEGIEKVSIGGKTPLSSALYNLILLARRERLRDRSLRIRAFLITDGKANVPLYGDIKDEIIRLGREIRRSNIELTIYDTRTSEIDPGISYIPLLSEAAGAKVYKV